Proteins encoded within one genomic window of Paenibacillus thermoaerophilus:
- the proS gene encoding proline--tRNA ligase, producing the protein MSKDKQFVKEITPQQEDFSRWYIDTITKAELMSYSPVRGCVVLRPDGYEIWELIQRELDARFKETGHRNAYFPLFIPESFFQKEKEHVEGFNPELPWVTEAGGEKLEERLAIRPTSETMIGHMYANWIQSYRDLPVLINQWANVVRWEKRTLPFLRTTEFLWQEGHTAHEDEADARRETMQMLEVYREFAENVLAIPVIVGQKTPSEKFAGAVDTYSIEAMMRDGKAVQAGTSHYLGTNFAQAFNIQYLDRENKQQYVHTTSWGVSTRLIGALIMVHGDDRGLVLPPKVAPLQAVMIPIGPPKTREQVLKRTDELFAELKRAGIRVKVDDRDQSPGWKFNEYEMRGVPVRIELGPRDLDNGVVVLVSRVSGEKRTVEQANIVEEVRKMLEENHKLMYERALKFRDEHMTDVDSLDEFRSFLEEKRGFALAGWCGSDACERQVKEETGATSRNIPFEPKVRKSACLVCGAPAAHTVVFGRSY; encoded by the coding sequence ATGTCCAAAGATAAGCAATTTGTCAAGGAAATCACGCCTCAGCAAGAGGATTTTTCCCGTTGGTACATCGATACGATCACCAAAGCCGAATTGATGAGCTACTCGCCCGTTCGGGGATGCGTCGTGCTTCGTCCGGACGGGTATGAGATTTGGGAGCTGATCCAGCGCGAGCTGGACGCCCGCTTCAAGGAGACGGGACACCGGAACGCGTATTTTCCGCTGTTTATTCCGGAGAGCTTCTTCCAGAAGGAAAAAGAGCACGTCGAAGGATTTAATCCGGAGCTTCCGTGGGTTACGGAAGCGGGCGGAGAGAAGCTGGAGGAGCGGCTGGCGATCCGCCCGACGTCGGAGACGATGATCGGCCACATGTACGCCAACTGGATTCAGTCGTACCGGGATTTGCCGGTGCTGATTAACCAATGGGCGAACGTCGTTCGCTGGGAGAAGCGGACGCTGCCGTTCCTGCGCACGACCGAATTCCTCTGGCAGGAAGGCCATACCGCCCACGAGGACGAAGCCGACGCGCGCCGGGAAACGATGCAGATGCTGGAGGTGTACCGCGAATTCGCCGAAAACGTGCTGGCGATTCCGGTTATCGTAGGCCAGAAGACGCCTTCGGAGAAGTTCGCGGGCGCTGTCGACACGTACTCCATCGAAGCGATGATGCGCGACGGCAAAGCCGTGCAGGCCGGCACGTCGCACTATCTGGGCACGAACTTCGCCCAGGCGTTTAATATCCAGTATTTGGACCGCGAAAACAAGCAGCAGTACGTGCACACGACCTCGTGGGGCGTAAGCACCCGGCTGATCGGCGCGCTGATCATGGTGCACGGGGACGACCGCGGCCTCGTGCTTCCGCCCAAGGTTGCGCCGCTGCAGGCGGTTATGATCCCGATCGGCCCGCCGAAGACGCGCGAGCAGGTGCTGAAGCGCACGGACGAGCTGTTCGCCGAGCTGAAGCGCGCAGGCATCCGCGTCAAGGTGGACGACCGCGACCAAAGCCCGGGCTGGAAATTCAACGAGTACGAGATGAGAGGCGTGCCGGTGCGGATCGAGCTGGGGCCGCGCGATTTGGACAACGGCGTCGTTGTCCTCGTATCCCGCGTGTCCGGCGAGAAACGCACCGTCGAGCAAGCCAATATCGTCGAAGAAGTCCGGAAGATGCTGGAGGAAAACCACAAGCTGATGTACGAGCGCGCCCTGAAATTCCGCGACGAGCATATGACGGACGTCGACTCGCTGGACGAGTTCCGTTCGTTCCTGGAGGAGAAACGGGGTTTTGCGCTGGCCGGCTGGTGCGGCTCCGACGCGTGCGAACGCCAGGTGAAGGAAGAGACGGGCGCGACCAGCCGCAACATTCCGTTCGAGCCGAAGGTGCGCAAGTCCGCCTGCCTGGTCTGCGGCGCTCCAGCCGCCCACACCGTCGTCTTCGGCCGCTCGTATTGA
- the frr gene encoding ribosome recycling factor, whose protein sequence is MPQSIKKNAEERMDKAIGALKRDLSSLRAGRATPALLDRVEAEYYGTMTPVSQMASITTPDARTLIIQPWDKSSLGAIEKAIMKSDIGLTPTNDGNVIRLSIPPLTEERRADLVKLTRKYGEEAKVAIRNIRRDAIEQIKKLEKNGVSEDESRRHQEDIQKFTDRAVADVEKVLAAKEKEIMEV, encoded by the coding sequence ATGCCGCAGTCGATCAAAAAAAACGCCGAAGAACGCATGGATAAAGCGATCGGCGCTCTGAAACGGGATCTGTCTTCGCTTCGGGCCGGACGCGCCACTCCGGCGCTGCTGGACCGGGTGGAAGCGGAATATTACGGAACGATGACTCCGGTGTCCCAGATGGCGTCGATCACAACGCCGGACGCCCGCACGCTGATCATTCAGCCTTGGGACAAATCGTCTTTGGGCGCCATTGAGAAAGCGATCATGAAATCCGACATTGGCTTGACGCCGACGAACGACGGCAATGTCATCCGCTTGTCCATTCCGCCGCTGACCGAAGAGCGCCGCGCCGATCTGGTGAAGCTGACCCGCAAATACGGCGAAGAAGCGAAAGTGGCGATCCGCAACATTCGCCGCGACGCGATCGAACAGATCAAGAAACTTGAGAAAAACGGCGTGTCCGAGGACGAATCCCGCCGTCATCAAGAAGACATCCAGAAATTCACCGACAGGGCAGTCGCCGATGTCGAAAAAGTGCTGGCAGCAAAAGAAAAGGAAATCATGGAAGTGTGA
- a CDS encoding 1-deoxy-D-xylulose-5-phosphate reductoisomerase, whose protein sequence is MKRVSLLGSTGSVGTQALDVIASHPDEFRVEALAAGSNADLLLEQVKKFRPRIVSVGTREAAGRIRPHLPSGVKLYWGEEGLVEAAAGTEADIVLTAVVGSRGLKPTLAAIEAGKTIALANKETLVAAGSIVCEAASRKGVRILPVDSEHSAIFQCLNGEPSGRIAKLMITASGGAFRDRSREELTNVTVEQALKHPNWSMGAKVTIDSATMANKGLEVIEAHWLFGLPYDRIEVLVHPESIVHSMVEYVDGSVMAQLGSPDMRVPIQYALTWPDRLPNPAPKLNLAQIGKLHFRPADMDRYPALRLAFESGRAGGVATAVFNAANEVAVDRFVRGELPFLAIDDVIADALESHAPIDNPGLEEVLEADAWARGRASAYPHPR, encoded by the coding sequence TTGAAGCGAGTATCGTTATTGGGCTCGACAGGTTCGGTCGGAACGCAGGCGCTTGACGTCATCGCGAGCCATCCGGACGAATTCCGCGTGGAAGCCCTGGCGGCGGGATCGAACGCCGATCTGCTGCTGGAGCAGGTTAAAAAATTCCGTCCCCGCATCGTATCGGTCGGAACCCGGGAGGCTGCGGGCCGGATTCGTCCGCATCTGCCAAGCGGCGTGAAGCTGTATTGGGGAGAGGAAGGCCTGGTGGAGGCGGCGGCCGGCACGGAAGCCGATATCGTGCTGACGGCGGTCGTGGGCAGCCGCGGGCTGAAGCCGACGCTGGCCGCGATCGAAGCCGGCAAGACGATCGCCCTCGCCAACAAGGAGACGCTGGTCGCCGCCGGGTCGATCGTGTGCGAAGCGGCTTCCCGCAAGGGCGTCCGGATATTGCCGGTGGACAGCGAGCATTCCGCGATCTTCCAATGCCTGAACGGCGAGCCGTCGGGCCGGATCGCCAAGCTGATGATTACGGCATCGGGCGGCGCTTTCCGCGACCGAAGCCGCGAGGAATTGACGAACGTGACGGTCGAGCAGGCGCTGAAGCATCCCAATTGGTCGATGGGGGCCAAGGTGACGATCGATTCGGCCACGATGGCGAACAAGGGGCTGGAAGTGATCGAGGCGCACTGGCTGTTCGGTTTGCCCTACGACCGCATCGAGGTGCTGGTGCATCCCGAGAGCATCGTTCATTCGATGGTCGAGTACGTCGACGGAAGCGTGATGGCGCAGTTGGGCTCCCCGGATATGCGGGTGCCGATCCAGTATGCGCTCACCTGGCCGGACCGGCTGCCGAATCCGGCTCCGAAGCTGAATCTGGCGCAGATCGGCAAGCTGCACTTCCGTCCGGCGGATATGGACCGCTACCCGGCGCTTCGGCTGGCGTTCGAGAGCGGACGGGCGGGCGGCGTTGCGACCGCCGTCTTCAACGCGGCCAACGAGGTGGCGGTCGACCGGTTCGTCCGGGGAGAGCTGCCCTTCCTGGCGATCGACGACGTGATCGCCGACGCCCTCGAATCCCATGCGCCGATCGATAACCCCGGTCTGGAGGAAGTGTTGGAGGCGGACGCTTGGGCGCGGGGCCGGGCATCGGCTTATCCGCATCCCCGCTGA
- the pyrH gene encoding UMP kinase → MVQPKYKRVVLKLSGEALAGQLGYGIDSQTMASVAEQVKQVHELGVEVAIVVGGGNIWRGIAGSAKGIDRATADYMGMLATVMNSLALQDALEQIDVPTRVQTSITMQQVAEPYIRRRAIRHLEKGRVVIFAAGTGNPYFSTDTTAALRAAEIEADVILMAKNKVDGVYSADPFKHTDAVKYDELTYLDVLNQNLGVMDSTASSLCMDNNLPLIVFSITENGNIKRAVMGEKIGTIVRGSVS, encoded by the coding sequence TTGGTACAACCCAAATATAAGCGCGTCGTGTTGAAGTTGAGCGGCGAAGCGTTGGCCGGACAACTCGGGTATGGAATCGATTCGCAAACGATGGCGTCGGTCGCCGAGCAAGTCAAGCAGGTGCACGAACTGGGCGTCGAAGTGGCGATCGTCGTCGGCGGCGGCAATATTTGGCGCGGCATCGCCGGAAGCGCCAAAGGCATCGACCGGGCGACAGCGGACTACATGGGCATGCTTGCCACGGTGATGAACTCGCTGGCGCTGCAGGACGCGCTGGAGCAGATCGATGTGCCGACCCGGGTACAGACGTCTATTACGATGCAGCAAGTGGCGGAGCCTTATATCCGCCGCCGCGCGATCCGTCACCTGGAGAAGGGGCGCGTCGTGATTTTTGCGGCCGGAACGGGCAATCCGTATTTCTCGACCGACACGACGGCGGCGCTTCGCGCGGCCGAGATCGAGGCGGATGTGATCCTGATGGCTAAAAACAAGGTCGACGGCGTCTACAGCGCGGACCCATTCAAGCATACGGACGCGGTGAAGTACGATGAGCTGACGTATCTCGACGTGCTGAACCAAAACCTCGGCGTCATGGATTCCACCGCTTCGTCGCTGTGCATGGACAACAATTTGCCTCTTATCGTCTTCTCCATCACGGAAAACGGCAATATCAAACGCGCCGTCATGGGCGAAAAAATCGGAACGATCGTCAGAGGGAGTGTCTCTTAA
- the tsf gene encoding translation elongation factor Ts encodes MSNITAAMVKELRETTGAGMLDCKKALEEAAGDLNKAKDILREKGLAAAAKKAGRIATEGVVESYIHAGGRIGVLVEINCETDFVAKTEQFKEFARNIAMQIAAANPRYVRREDVPQEDLDHEREVLRNQALNEGKPEKIVEKMVEGRLNKFYEEYCLLEQPFIKNPDQTISQLLNEKISQIGENISIRRFVRYELGEGLEKKQDDFVAEVMAQVKQ; translated from the coding sequence ATGTCGAACATTACGGCAGCTATGGTAAAAGAACTGCGCGAAACAACGGGCGCGGGTATGCTGGATTGCAAAAAAGCGCTGGAAGAAGCGGCCGGCGACCTGAATAAAGCGAAAGACATCCTGCGTGAAAAAGGCCTGGCGGCCGCCGCCAAAAAAGCGGGCCGCATCGCGACCGAGGGCGTGGTCGAAAGCTACATCCACGCCGGCGGCCGGATCGGCGTCCTGGTCGAGATCAACTGCGAGACGGACTTCGTCGCCAAAACGGAGCAGTTCAAAGAGTTCGCGCGCAACATCGCGATGCAGATCGCGGCGGCCAATCCGCGTTACGTTCGCCGCGAAGACGTGCCGCAAGAGGACCTGGACCACGAGCGCGAAGTTTTGAGAAACCAGGCTCTGAACGAAGGCAAGCCGGAAAAAATCGTCGAGAAAATGGTCGAAGGCCGCTTGAACAAGTTCTACGAAGAGTACTGCTTGCTGGAGCAGCCGTTCATCAAAAACCCGGACCAAACGATTTCGCAACTGCTGAACGAAAAAATCAGCCAGATCGGCGAAAACATCTCCATCCGCCGTTTTGTCCGCTACGAGCTGGGCGAAGGCCTGGAGAAAAAGCAAGACGACTTCGTCGCGGAAGTTATGGCTCAGGTCAAACAATAA
- the rpsB gene encoding 30S ribosomal protein S2, translated as MAVISMKQLLEAGVHFGHQTRRWNPKMDRYIFTERNGIYIIDLQKTVKKVEEAYNFVRQLAAEGGTILFVGTKKQAQDSVKEEAERSGQFYINQRWLGGLLTNFSTIQKRINRLKDLERMEVDGTFDLLPKKEVILLRKEKERLEKFLGGIKNMKKLPSALFVIDPRKERIAVAEARKLGIPIVGIVDTNCDPDEIDYVIPGNDDAIRAVKLLTAKIADAVVEANQGEETTA; from the coding sequence ATGGCAGTCATCTCCATGAAACAGCTTCTGGAAGCTGGGGTACACTTCGGACATCAAACCCGTCGCTGGAACCCGAAAATGGATCGCTATATCTTCACCGAACGGAACGGCATTTACATCATCGACCTGCAAAAAACGGTCAAAAAAGTCGAGGAAGCGTACAACTTCGTGCGCCAGCTCGCAGCCGAAGGCGGAACGATCCTGTTCGTCGGCACGAAAAAACAAGCGCAAGACTCCGTTAAGGAAGAAGCCGAGCGCAGCGGCCAGTTCTACATCAACCAGCGTTGGCTGGGCGGCCTGCTGACGAACTTCTCGACGATCCAAAAACGGATCAACCGTCTGAAAGATCTGGAGCGTATGGAAGTGGACGGCACGTTCGATCTGCTGCCGAAAAAAGAAGTCATCCTGCTCCGCAAAGAGAAAGAGCGTCTGGAGAAATTCCTCGGCGGCATCAAAAACATGAAAAAACTTCCGTCCGCCCTGTTCGTTATCGATCCGCGCAAAGAGCGCATCGCGGTTGCGGAAGCCCGCAAGCTGGGCATCCCGATCGTCGGCATCGTCGACACGAACTGCGATCCGGATGAGATCGATTACGTAATCCCGGGCAACGACGACGCGATCCGCGCAGTCAAGCTGCTGACGGCGAAAATCGCCGACGCGGTTGTTGAAGCCAACCAAGGCGAAGAAACGACAGCCTAA
- a CDS encoding endolytic transglycosylase MltG, with translation MPHRKPFIAGLGSGIVLASLLLQLIRASGAEQAPVPAGIGPDAWKAEAARQGYRVLTESELEAVKKQAAAQERAKIAAETAAPEPSPAADSAVAVQSAPAETPAPSPSLPPGTVRIPGGALAQQAAEALAEAGVIERPEDLVEALRKQYKTTKIRAGTYTFKPGTSIEAIVQAITSD, from the coding sequence ATGCCCCATCGTAAGCCGTTTATCGCAGGACTGGGGAGCGGCATCGTACTCGCCAGCCTGCTGCTGCAGTTGATCCGCGCGTCGGGCGCCGAACAAGCCCCGGTCCCCGCCGGCATCGGCCCGGATGCCTGGAAAGCCGAGGCGGCCCGCCAAGGCTACCGGGTGCTGACGGAGAGCGAGCTGGAAGCCGTCAAGAAGCAAGCGGCCGCGCAGGAGAGAGCGAAGATCGCCGCCGAGACGGCCGCGCCGGAACCGTCTCCGGCGGCGGATTCCGCCGTTGCCGTCCAGTCCGCCCCTGCCGAGACACCGGCGCCGAGCCCGTCCTTGCCGCCGGGCACGGTCCGCATTCCCGGAGGAGCGCTCGCCCAGCAGGCGGCGGAGGCTTTGGCCGAAGCGGGCGTGATCGAGCGCCCCGAAGATTTGGTGGAGGCGCTGCGCAAGCAATACAAGACGACAAAGATCCGTGCCGGCACGTACACCTTCAAGCCCGGCACTTCGATCGAAGCGATTGTCCAAGCGATTACGTCGGACTGA
- the rseP gene encoding RIP metalloprotease RseP, whose protein sequence is MSLQTIFQIVLMFFVLVTIHEWGHYYFAKRAGILVREFAIGFGPKLFSFRRGETRYTLRLLPIGGFVRMAGEDPEIVQVQNGQTIAVDVRDGVVRSIYLDQLDTRVGAERGEVVYLDLERDLKLRLDTDGEVRTFDIAPDAVMVARGRETQIAPWDRQFGSKTVGQRALAIFAGPLMNFILAFLLFMLVMVLAGLPENLKLNSVSSGSPADQSGLRSGDIVAAVDGHEIGGDHQKLTQLIQQAEGRPMTWRVIRDGEPVDLSVTPKRDADGRVVVGIQLSAVGKRTPNALEVVQGGWDSMVYSTKQILTGFKMLVTGQFTLDDLSGPVGTIQVTAEQAEKGIVDYTFWAGILSLYLGIFNLLPFPALDGSRLVFLGLEAIRGRPVDPSRESMVHFVGFAMLMLLMIAVTYNDILKLVR, encoded by the coding sequence ATGAGTCTGCAGACGATATTTCAGATCGTGCTGATGTTTTTTGTCCTGGTCACGATCCACGAGTGGGGACATTACTATTTCGCGAAGCGGGCGGGCATTCTCGTTCGCGAATTTGCCATCGGCTTCGGACCGAAGCTGTTCTCGTTCCGGCGGGGCGAGACGCGTTACACGCTGCGTCTGCTTCCGATCGGCGGCTTCGTCCGGATGGCCGGAGAGGACCCGGAGATCGTCCAGGTGCAGAACGGTCAGACGATCGCCGTCGACGTCCGTGACGGGGTAGTCCGGTCGATTTATCTGGACCAGCTCGATACCCGCGTCGGGGCCGAGCGCGGCGAGGTCGTCTATCTCGATCTGGAGCGGGATCTGAAGCTGCGGCTCGATACGGACGGCGAAGTCCGCACGTTCGATATCGCGCCGGATGCGGTCATGGTCGCGCGCGGGCGGGAGACGCAAATCGCGCCGTGGGACCGGCAGTTCGGGAGCAAGACGGTCGGGCAGCGCGCGTTGGCCATTTTCGCGGGTCCGCTGATGAACTTTATTTTGGCGTTTCTGCTGTTTATGCTCGTCATGGTGCTGGCGGGGTTGCCGGAGAACCTCAAGCTGAATTCGGTCAGCTCCGGCTCGCCGGCCGACCAGTCGGGACTCCGTTCCGGCGATATCGTCGCCGCCGTGGACGGGCATGAAATCGGCGGCGACCATCAAAAGCTCACCCAACTGATCCAGCAGGCCGAAGGGCGTCCGATGACGTGGCGCGTCATCCGCGACGGAGAGCCGGTCGACTTGAGCGTAACCCCCAAGCGGGACGCCGACGGCCGGGTCGTGGTCGGCATTCAGCTTTCCGCGGTCGGCAAACGGACACCGAACGCGCTGGAGGTCGTGCAGGGCGGCTGGGACAGCATGGTTTACAGCACCAAGCAGATTTTGACGGGCTTCAAGATGCTGGTGACCGGGCAGTTCACGCTGGACGATCTGTCTGGTCCCGTCGGCACGATTCAGGTGACGGCGGAGCAAGCGGAGAAGGGAATCGTCGACTACACCTTCTGGGCAGGCATTTTGAGCTTGTATCTCGGCATTTTCAACTTGCTGCCATTCCCCGCGTTGGACGGAAGCCGTCTCGTGTTTCTCGGACTGGAGGCCATTCGCGGCCGTCCGGTCGATCCGAGCCGGGAGAGCATGGTGCATTTCGTCGGATTCGCCATGTTGATGCTGTTGATGATCGCCGTTACGTACAATGATATTTTGAAGCTGGTCCGCTGA
- a CDS encoding isoprenyl transferase produces the protein MRNLWRRLLGGGRQPRGAEPDRRNVPRHVAIIMDGNGRWAKQRGLPRVAGHHTGMQTVKRIVACANELGVQVLTLYAFSTENWKRPADEVDFLMKLPQEFFPIMMDELVEKNVQVRMMGIREGLPAHTLRTVEAAIERTKNNTGMILNFALNYGSRTEMVHAARELGRRIQRGELDPEQIDEDMFASCLYTYDLPDPDLMIRTSGEIRVSNFMLWQMAYSEFWFTERYWPEFTEEHFREAIAQYQRRARRYGGI, from the coding sequence ATGAGGAACTTATGGAGACGACTGTTGGGCGGCGGCAGACAACCCCGCGGTGCGGAGCCGGATCGGCGCAACGTCCCGCGCCACGTGGCCATCATCATGGACGGCAACGGGCGCTGGGCGAAGCAGCGGGGCTTGCCGCGGGTCGCCGGCCATCATACCGGCATGCAGACGGTGAAACGGATAGTGGCCTGCGCGAACGAACTGGGCGTGCAGGTGTTGACGTTGTACGCGTTTTCGACTGAGAATTGGAAGCGTCCCGCCGACGAAGTCGACTTCCTGATGAAGTTGCCTCAAGAATTTTTTCCGATCATGATGGACGAACTGGTCGAGAAAAACGTCCAGGTGCGCATGATGGGGATTCGGGAAGGGCTGCCGGCGCATACGCTTCGAACGGTCGAAGCCGCCATCGAACGCACCAAGAACAATACGGGAATGATCCTGAATTTCGCGCTGAATTACGGAAGCCGCACGGAAATGGTGCACGCGGCGAGAGAGCTCGGCCGCCGCATTCAGAGAGGCGAGCTCGATCCGGAACAGATCGACGAAGACATGTTCGCATCCTGCCTCTATACATACGATCTCCCGGACCCCGATCTGATGATCCGCACGAGCGGAGAAATTCGGGTCAGCAATTTTATGTTGTGGCAGATGGCATACAGTGAGTTCTGGTTCACCGAACGGTATTGGCCGGAGTTCACGGAGGAGCATTTCCGCGAAGCGATTGCGCAATACCAACGGCGGGCCCGCCGGTATGGCGGGATCTGA
- a CDS encoding phosphatidate cytidylyltransferase: MRQRLLTGIVAGAAFIAVLVLGGYWFAALLAAMAFIGLHEYHRMNGVRAADPTAIAGYAALAALVWPSDSGAGWDRLWGTAWSAADLLWALMFVLFALTVVSKNRITLDMIALELLGILYVAAGFRYMIDTRLSGDDGLWWTLLVLLGVWASDSGAYFAGRAFGRTKLWPSISPNKTVEGALGGVLLAVAVTMAMAAWKPELIGFGEAAVIGVCIAVVGQLGDLMQSAYKRVRGIKDSGRLLPGHGGVLDRTDSWLIVFPFLHVVGLIG; encoded by the coding sequence TTGAGACAGAGATTGTTGACCGGTATCGTTGCGGGCGCCGCGTTTATTGCCGTGCTCGTGCTCGGCGGATATTGGTTTGCCGCGCTTCTGGCGGCGATGGCCTTTATCGGCTTGCATGAATACCATCGAATGAACGGCGTGCGCGCGGCCGATCCGACGGCGATCGCCGGTTACGCCGCCTTGGCCGCGCTGGTCTGGCCTTCTGATTCCGGCGCCGGATGGGATCGGCTGTGGGGAACCGCCTGGTCGGCGGCGGATCTGCTGTGGGCGCTGATGTTCGTGCTGTTCGCGCTGACGGTTGTCAGCAAAAACCGGATCACGCTCGATATGATCGCGCTGGAGCTGCTGGGCATCCTGTATGTGGCCGCCGGATTCCGCTATATGATCGATACGCGATTGTCGGGAGACGACGGCTTGTGGTGGACGCTGCTCGTGCTGCTCGGGGTATGGGCGTCGGATTCGGGGGCGTATTTCGCCGGACGGGCTTTCGGCCGAACGAAGCTTTGGCCGTCCATCAGCCCCAACAAAACGGTGGAGGGCGCCTTGGGCGGCGTGTTGCTGGCGGTTGCCGTCACGATGGCGATGGCCGCCTGGAAGCCCGAACTGATCGGGTTCGGAGAAGCCGCCGTGATCGGCGTTTGCATCGCGGTCGTCGGCCAGCTTGGCGATTTGATGCAGTCGGCCTATAAACGGGTGAGAGGCATCAAGGATTCGGGGCGGCTGCTTCCCGGTCACGGAGGCGTGCTGGATCGGACCGACAGTTGGCTGATCGTGTTCCCGTTCCTGCACGTGGTCGGGTTGATCGGGTGA